One Mycobacterium sp. 050128 genomic window carries:
- the mutA gene encoding methylmalonyl-CoA mutase small subunit, producing MSIDVPELADLEQVRERWRTAVAGVLAKSTRKEPAELGEAPEQLLDTPTYDGFAIRPLYTAFDELPEPSLPGEWPYLRGADAFRDVKSGWKVVEAFPSAGATAAETNTAVLGALGDGASALLLRVGTDGVAPQELEGLLAGVYLSMAPIILEAGADYAAAADAMLALVDEVESDQRATLSIDLGADPLTAAHSERPAPTIDDVVAVASRVTGDHGVRAITVDGPAFHNLGANATWELAASVAAAVAYLRVLTESGMPVRRALGQISFRLAADDDQFMTIAKMRAVRQLWARVAEVVGEPDAGGAIVHAATSLPMMTQRDPWVNMLRCTLAAFGAGVGGADTVLVFPFDIAIPGGFPGTARSFARRIARNTQLLLLEESHVGRVLDPAGGSWFVEDLTKRIAEGAWEHFQAIEGRGGFVDARDHIADAIAEIAARRADDIAHRRTAITGVNEFPNLSEPALPHSDSIGQPDVGNLQRYAAGFEALRDRSDAFLARTDARPKALLLPLGPLAEHNIRTTFAANLLASGGIEAVNPGTLDAAGVAAAVSDAGSPAAAVICGTDQRYATEAAAIVDAARSAGVSRVYLAGPEKAVADTDPEHRPDEYLTAKINAIEALSDLLTRLGA from the coding sequence GTGTCCATTGATGTACCCGAGCTCGCCGACCTGGAACAGGTTCGCGAGCGCTGGCGCACCGCGGTTGCCGGTGTGCTTGCCAAGAGCACCCGCAAGGAACCCGCCGAGTTGGGGGAAGCACCCGAGCAGCTGCTGGACACCCCGACCTACGACGGGTTCGCGATCCGGCCGCTCTACACCGCGTTCGACGAGCTGCCCGAGCCGTCGCTGCCCGGCGAGTGGCCCTACCTGCGCGGCGCGGACGCCTTCCGCGACGTCAAGTCCGGCTGGAAGGTCGTCGAGGCGTTCCCGTCCGCCGGCGCCACCGCCGCTGAAACCAACACGGCCGTGCTGGGTGCGCTCGGTGACGGGGCCAGCGCGTTGCTGCTCCGGGTCGGGACGGACGGCGTGGCGCCGCAGGAGCTCGAAGGGCTGCTCGCGGGCGTCTACCTGAGCATGGCGCCGATCATCCTCGAGGCCGGCGCGGACTACGCGGCGGCCGCCGACGCGATGCTGGCCCTGGTCGACGAGGTCGAATCCGACCAGCGCGCCACCCTCTCGATAGACCTGGGCGCCGACCCGCTGACCGCGGCGCACAGCGAGCGCCCCGCGCCGACGATCGACGACGTCGTCGCGGTCGCGTCGCGGGTGACCGGCGATCACGGCGTGCGGGCGATCACCGTCGACGGGCCCGCGTTCCACAACCTTGGCGCGAACGCGACTTGGGAGCTGGCCGCCAGTGTCGCGGCCGCGGTGGCCTATCTGCGGGTGCTCACCGAGTCGGGGATGCCGGTCCGCCGGGCGCTGGGCCAGATCAGCTTCCGGTTGGCCGCCGACGACGACCAGTTCATGACGATCGCCAAAATGCGTGCCGTGCGCCAACTGTGGGCGCGGGTCGCCGAAGTCGTGGGGGAGCCCGATGCCGGCGGGGCGATCGTGCACGCGGCGACGTCACTGCCGATGATGACTCAACGCGATCCCTGGGTGAACATGCTGCGCTGCACGCTGGCCGCCTTCGGCGCCGGTGTCGGCGGCGCCGACACCGTGCTGGTCTTCCCGTTCGACATCGCGATCCCGGGCGGCTTTCCCGGTACCGCGCGAAGCTTCGCGCGGCGCATCGCGCGCAACACCCAGCTGCTGCTGCTGGAGGAGTCGCACGTCGGCCGGGTGCTGGACCCCGCCGGTGGGTCGTGGTTCGTCGAAGACCTCACCAAACGCATTGCCGAGGGCGCCTGGGAACACTTTCAGGCCATCGAGGGCCGCGGTGGATTCGTCGACGCTCGTGACCACATCGCCGACGCGATCGCCGAGATCGCCGCACGGCGTGCCGACGACATCGCGCATCGCCGCACCGCGATCACCGGCGTCAACGAATTCCCGAACCTGTCCGAACCCGCACTGCCGCACAGCGATTCGATCGGCCAACCCGACGTCGGCAACTTGCAGCGCTACGCCGCGGGGTTCGAGGCGTTGCGGGACCGCTCGGATGCCTTCCTGGCCCGCACCGATGCCCGCCCCAAGGCGCTGCTGCTTCCACTGGGCCCGCTGGCCGAGCACAACATCCGCACCACGTTCGCGGCGAACCTGTTGGCGTCCGGCGGCATCGAGGCGGTCAACCCGGGAACGCTCGACGCAGCCGGGGTCGCTGCCGCGGTGTCCGATGCGGGATCGCCTGCCGCGGCGGTGATCTGCGGCACCGACCAGCGCTACGCGACGGAGGCGGCCGCGATCGTCGACGCGGCCCGCAGCGCCGGAGTGTCGCGGGTTTACTTGGCCGGACCGGAAAAGGCGGTCGCCGATACCGATCCCGAGCACCGGCCCGACGAATACCTGACAGCTAAAATCAATGCGATCGAAGCCCTTTCGGATCTGCTGACTCGGTTGGGGGCGTAA